A single Phragmites australis chromosome 4, lpPhrAust1.1, whole genome shotgun sequence DNA region contains:
- the LOC133915165 gene encoding large ribosomal subunit protein bL17c-like has protein sequence MAAFPSASASPSLAMSASTWRMASLRAALPSLRPSPAGRLRSSFSLAATATAASVGCLGSFSGLAPVSNLLSLGAENSSFEHRLFGIDAHGRIVAMRHGKRIPRLNRPPDQRKALLRGLTTQLLKHGRIKTTKPRAKAMRKYVEKMITLAKDGSLHKRRQALAFIYEKHIVHALFAEVADRYGDREGGYTRIIPTFPRRGDNAPMAYIELV, from the exons atggcggccttcccctccgcctccgcctccccaTCGCTGGCGATGTCCGCCTCGACCTGGCGCATGGCGTCCCTCCGAGCGGCTCTTCCCTCGCTCCGCCCCTCCCCAGCGGGCAGGCTCCGGTCCTCGTTCTCGCTCGCCGCGACGGCCACGGCGGCGTCGGTCGGCTGCCTCGGGTCCTTCTCCGGCCTCGCGCCCGTCTCGAATCTACTCTCCCTCGGTGCTG AGAATTCAAGCTTTGAGCATCGATTGTTCGGTATTGATGCCCACGGAAGGATAGTAGCAATGCGGCATGGGAAACGTATTCCTAGACTTAACAGACCTCCAGATCAGAGGAAAGCACTGCTGCGTGGGCTTACCACACAGCTGCTGAAGCATGGAAGGATAAAGACTACGAAGCCAAGGGCAAAGGCAATGAGGAAGTATGTCGAGAAGATGATCACATTGGCAAAGGATGGATCTCTTCACAAGAGGAGACAGGCTCTAGCATTTATTTATGAGAAGCATATCGTCCATGCATTGTTTGCTGAGGTTGCGGACAGGTATGGGGACAGAGAGGGTGGTTACACAAGGATCATCCCAACATTTCCAAGGCGGGGAGATAATGCACCTATGGCGTACATTGAGCTTGTCTAG
- the LOC133915166 gene encoding methylenetetrahydrofolate reductase (NADH) 1-like, giving the protein MKVIEKVREAADECRTVFSFEYFPPRTEEGLENLFERMDRMVAHGPAFCDITWGAGGSTADLTLEISNRMQNMVCVETMMHLTCTNMPVEKIDHALETIKSNGIQNVLALRGDPPHGQDKFVQVEGGFACALDLVQHIRAKYGDYFGITVAGYPEAHPDAIQGEGGATLEAYSNDLAYLKRKVDAGADLIVTQLFYDTDIFLKFVNDCRQIGITCPIVPGIMPINNYKGFLRMTGFCKTKVPAEITAALDPIKDNEEAVKAYGVHLGTEMCKKILASGIKTLHLYTLNMEKSALAILMNLGLIEESKVSRPLPWRPPTNVFRVKEDVRPIFWANRPKSYITRTLGWDQYPHGRWGDSRNPSYGALSDHQFTRPRGRGKKLQEEWVVPLKSVEDISERFMNFCQGKLTSSPWSELDGLQPETKIIDDQLVKINQKGFLTINSQPSVNGEKSDSPTVGWGVPGGYVYQKAYLEFFCAKEKLDQLIEKSKAFPSLTYIAVNKEGETFSNIPANAVNAVTWGVFPGKEIIQPTVVDPASFMVWKDEAFEIWTRGWASLFPEEDSSRELLEKVQKSYHLVSLVDNDYIHGDLFAAFKEI; this is encoded by the exons ATGAAGGTGATCGAGAAGGTCCGGGAGGCGGCGGATGAGTGCAGGACGGTGTTCTCGTTCGAGTACTTCCCGCCCAGGACGGAGGAGGGGCTCGAGAACCTGTTCGAGCGGATGGACCGCATGGTGGCGCACGGCCCGGCCTTCTGCGACATCACCTGGGGTGCCGGGGGATCCACCGCCGACCTCACACTCGAAATCTCCAACCGCATGCAGAACATG GTGTGTGTGGAAACTATGATGCACCTGACATGCACAAACATGCCAGTAGAGAAGATTGACCATGCTTTGGAAACCATCAAGTCTAATGGGATTCAAAATGTTTTGGCACTTAGAGGAGATCCCCCACACGGGCAAGACAAATTTGTGCAAGTTGAAGGTGGATTTGCTTGCGCTCTTGATCTG GTGCAGCACATTAGAGCCAAGTATGGTGATTATTTTGGCATAACTGTAGCTGGTTATCCAG AGGCACACCCTGATGCAATACAAGGCGAGGGAGGTGCTACGTTGGAAGCATACAGCAATGATCTTGCCTATTTGAAGAGAAAG GTTGATGCTGGCGCTGACCTTATTGTTACACAACTTTTCTATGATACTGATATCTTTCTCAAGTTTGTGAACGACTGCCGTCAAATTGGTATAACTTGCCCCATTGTTCCTGGCATAATGCCAATAAATAACTACAAAGGTTTCCTGCGCATGACTGGATTCTGCAAAACTAAG GTACCAGCTGAGATCACAGCTGCTCTAGATCCTATTAAAGACAATGAGGAGGCTGTTAAAGCATATGGAGTCCACCTTGGAACTGAGatgtgcaagaaaatattagcTAGTGGCATCAAGACTTTGCACCTTTACACACTAAACATGGAGAAGTCTGCTTTAGCTATTTTGATG aATCTTGGATTAATTGAGGAGTCTAAGGTTTCAAGGCCATTACCTTGGAGGCCGCCAACTAACGTTTTCCGTGTTAAAGAGGATGTCCGGCCTATATTCTG GGCTAACAGACCAAAGAGCTATATTACAAGGACCTTAGGTTGGGATCAGTACCCACATGGGCGGTGGGGTGATTCCCGAAACCCATCATATGGAGCACTTAGTGACCACCAG TTCACACGGCCACGTGGACGCGGTAAAAAGCTCCAAGAGGAATGGGTTGTTCCACTGAAATCTGTAGAGGACATTAGTGAG CGTTTCATGAACTTCTGTCAAGGGAAACTTACAAGCAGCCCATGGTCTGAATTGGATGGTCTTCAACCAGAGACAAAGATTATTGATGACCAGCTGGTGAAGATTAACCAGAAGGGCTTCCTTACCATCAACAGCCAACCTTCTGTAAATGGGGAGAAATCTGATTCTCCTACTGTTG GATGGGGTGTCCCAGGAGGTTACGTTTATCAGAAGGCCTATCTTGAATTCTTTTGCGCAAAAGAGAAATTGGACCAACTAATTGAGAAGAGCAAAGCATTCCCTTCTCTCACATACATAGCTGTGAACAAGGAAGGAGAAACATTCTCGAACATTCCAGCGAATGCCGTCAATGCTGTGACATGGGGTGTTTTCCCTGGCAAGGAGATTATCCAGCCCACCGTCGTTGATCCGGCAAGCTTTATGGTTTGGAAAGACGAAGCATTTGAAATCTGGACAAGGGGATGGGCTAGCCTGTTCCCCGAGGAAGACTCATCTAGGGAGCTACTAGAGAAG GTTCAGAAGAGCTACCACTTGGTCAGCCTTGTGGACAACGACTACATCCACGGGGACCTCTTTGCTGCGTTCAAGGAGATCTGA
- the LOC133915167 gene encoding NAC domain-containing protein 2-like: MGMAVRRERDAEAELNLPPGFRFHPTDDELVEHYLCRKAAGQRLPVPIIAEVDLYKFDPWALPERALFGTREWYFFTPRDRKYPNGSRPNRAAGNGYWKATGADKPVAPRGRTLGIKKALVFYAGKAPRGVKTDWIMHEYRLADAGRAAAAKKGSLRLDDWVLCRLYNKKNEWEKMQLGKEAAAATKEEAPDMTTSHSHSHSHSWAETRTPESEIVDNDPFPELDSFPAFRDPAAQMMVPKKEQVHDGNAAKNDLFLDLSYDDIQSMYSGLDMLPLPGEDFYSSLFASPRVKGNQPAGAGGLAPF, encoded by the exons ATGGGGATGGCGgtgaggagggagagggacgcGGAGGCGGAGCTGAACCTGCCGCCGGGGTTCCGGTTCCACCCGACGGACGATGAGCTAGTGGAGCACTACCTGTGCCGGAAGGCGGCGGGGCAGCGCCTCCCGGTGCCCATCATCGCCGAGGTGGACCTGTACAAGTTCGACCCTTGGGCCCTGCCGGAGCGGGCGCTGTTCGGCACCAGGGAGTGGTACTTCTTCACGCCCAGGGACCGCAAGTACCCCAACGGATCCCGGCCCAACCGCGCCGCGGGCAACGGGTACTGGAAGGCCACCGGCGCGGACAAGCCCGTCGCGCCGCGCGGGCGTACGCTGGGGATCAAGAAGGCGCTCGTGTTCTATGCCGGGAAGGCGCCGCGCGGGGTCAAGACGGACTGGATCATGCACGAGTACCGGCTCGCCGACGCcgggcgcgccgccgccgccaagaaGGGATCGCTCAGG TTGGATGACTGGGTGCTGTGCCGACTATACAACAAGAAGAACGAGTGGGAGAAGATGCAGCTGGGgaaggaggccgccgccgcgacCAAGGAGGAGGCGCCGGACATGACCACCTCCCACTCCCACTCGCACTCGCATTCGTGGGCCGAGACGCGCACGCCGGAGTCGGAGATCGTGGACAACGACCCGTTCCCGGAGCTGGACTCGTTCCCGGCGTTCCGGGACCCGGCGGCGCAGATGATGGTGCCCAAGAAGGAGCAGGTGCACGACGGGAACGCCGCCAAGAACGACCTGTTCTTGGACCTCAGCTACGACGACATACAGAGCATGTACAGTGGCCTCGACATGCTGCCGCTGCCGGGGGAGGACTTCTACTCGTCGCTCTTCGCGTCTCCGAGGGTCAAGGGGAACCAGccagccggcgccggcggcttgGCCCCCTTCTGA
- the LOC133915168 gene encoding probable calcium-binding protein CML18, translating to MLVRQPLVENVISASRSICSVSRAVVSLLARDASVVDGEDDGRGVGVAARPPRHCEQSRSDVAAVMASLGLVAGAGGEHDEEDVAADGNDELCGGCAAMAVVDELMESKVASEGELREAFYVFDRDEDGFVGAAELWNVMRRLGMPEGAAYDDCRRMIAAHDGDGDGRISFREFRAMMENAV from the coding sequence ATGCTCGTGCGCCAGCCACTGGTCGAGAACGTCATCTCCGCGAGCAGGAGCATATGCTCCGTGTCGCGGGCAGTCGTGAGCCTCCTCGCGCGCGACGCCAGCGTCGTCGACGGCGAAGACGACGGCCGCGGTGTCGGTGTGGCCGCCCGACCGCCGCGGCATTGCGAGCAGTCGCGCTCCGACGTCGCGGCGGTCATGGCGAGCCTCGGCCTGGTGGCCGGAGCCGGCGGGGAGCACGACGAGGAAGACGTGGCAGCCGACGGTAACGATGAGCTGTGCGGCGGGTGCGCGGCGATGGCGGTGGTGGACGAGCTGATGGAGAGCAAGGTGGCCAGCGAGGGCGAGCTGAGGGAGGCGTTCTACGTGTTCGACCGCGACGAGGACGGCTTCGTGGGCGCCGCGGAGCTGTGGAACGTGATGCGGAGGCTCGGGATGCCGGAGGGCGCGGCGTACGACGACTGCCGGAGGATGATCGCCGCgcacgacggcgacggcgacggcaggATCAGCTTCCGCGAGTTCAGAGCCATGATGGAGAACGCGGTTTAA
- the LOC133915169 gene encoding E3 ubiquitin-protein ligase SIRP1-like, producing MDEGQGVRYWCHSCEEVIDPSPEMKCPSCEGGFVEEMNSGGFEPAANMRSDRSLSLLTPLLLGMLGGSSRRSRGRRETVDDDNDEEEDDDDDASDRELEDSDRRRRRGSSALVRLLQTIRDDIRGLDGIDSDTERDMERERRERERERERRRRERRMEMERVGQREGGRERTESLILINSNNEAIILQGTFGPDDNQEASSNTSSGMSLGDYFLGPGLDLLLQRLAESDLNRSGTPPAKKEAVAALPTVNIEEVLACSVCLEDFEMGAEAKEMPCQHKFHSHCILPWLEFHSSCPICRFQLPTEETKNPCESASSDQAVNSDGDNAAAGSSDTESTNRNGGNHSGSPIFSSLSALFSDPSSSSDDEAPNSYES from the coding sequence ATGGATGAAGGTCAGGGAGTTAGATATTGGTGCCACAGCTGCGAGGAAGTGATCGATCCTTCGCCAGAGATGAAATGCCCTAGCTGTGAGGGCGGGTTTGTGGAAGAAATGAACTCTGGAGGCTTTGAACCAGCAGCAAACATGAGGTCTGATCGCTCCCTATCACTTTTGACTCCACTGTTGCTTGGGATGTTGGGGGGCTCGTCGCGGCGATCAAGAGGCAGGAGGGAGACTGTTGATGATGAcaacgatgaggaggaggatgacgacgacgacgcttCAGACCGTGAGCTTGAAGATTCCGATAGGAGGCGAAGGAGGGGCTCGTCGGCACTTGTTAGGCTGCTCCAAACTATCCGCGATGACATAAGGGGCTTGGATGGCATTGACAGCGATACAGAGAGAGACatggagagagaaagaagggagagggagagggagcgggagcggcggcggcgggagaggCGGATGGAGATGGAAAGGGTGGggcagagggagggagggagagagaggacagagagcCTAATACTGATCAACTCCAACAATGAGGCTATTATCCTCCAAGGAACATTTGGACCTGATGACAACCAAGAGGCCTCAAGCAACACAAGTTCTGGTATGTCACTTGGGGATTACTTTCTTGGTCCTGGCTTAGATCTACTCTTGCAGCGTTTGGCAGAGAGTGACCTCAATCGTTCTGGCACACCACCTGCGAAGAAGGAAGCAGTAGCTGCACTGCCAACCGTGAACATCGAGGAAGTGTTGGCCTGTTCAGTCTGTCTTGAGGATTTTGAGATGGGGGCAGAAGCAAAGGAGATGCCATGTCAACATAAGTTCCACTCTCATTGCATCCTTCCATGGCTGGAGTTCCACAGTTCTTGCCCAATCTGTCGATTTCAGTTGCCTACTGAGGAGACGAAGAACCCATGTGAATCAGCAAGCAGTGATCAGGCCGTAAACAGTGATGGAGACAATGCTGCTGCAGGCAGTAGTGATACAGAAAGTACTAACCGTAATGGAGGCAACCATTCTGGTAGTccgatcttctcttctttgaGTGCACTCTTCTCGGATCCATCCTCATCATCTGATGATGAAGCCCCAAACTCTTATGAGAGTTGA